The following is a genomic window from Trueperaceae bacterium.
GCGATGCTCGAATTCCTGACTGCTTCGTTCCCGGAAAGCTGGCGGATACCCCTGCGAGGTTGGACCAACGATGCGGTCGACTGGCTGGTACTCCAGTACGGCGACCTGTTCAGGGCGGTGAGCGATGCGCTCCTCTACGTCCTGGTCCGTGCGGAGGACGTCCTCAACTGGTTGCCCTGGTGGCTCGTCGTCCTCCTCGTTGTCGTGCTCGTCTGGCACGCCTTCGGCAGGCGTATCGTACCGGCCCTGGTCATGGGCGGACTGATGGTGCTGGTAGGCAGCTTCGGCCTCTGGGAGCAGATGATGACGACTCTGGCCCTGATGATCATCGCCACCGTCATCACCATCGTCATCGGCATCCCGATCGGCATCCTGATGTCACGAAGCGACCTCGTCAGGGCCGGCCTCAAGCCGATCCTCGACGGCATGCAGACGATGCCCAGCTTCGTCTACCTGGTGCCGGTGGTGATCTTCTTCGGCCTGGGCAACGTCGCTGCCATCTTCGCGACCTTCGTATACGCCGTTCCGCCGGTCATCCGGCTCACCGACCTGGGGATAAGGCTGGTGGACAAGGAGGTGATCGAGGCCTCCCGTTCCTTCGGCGCGAACCCGGGCCAGACCCTCGTGGAGGTCCAGTTGCCGCTGGCTCTGCCCAACATCATGGCCGGGATCAACCAGACGATCATGATGGCTCTCGCCATGGTCGTGGTCGCCTCGATGATCGGCGCGAGGGGCCTGGGCCAGGAAGTTCTGCGGGGCCTGCAGAGAGGCGACGTGGGCTACGGCCTCGAGGCAGGTCTGGCCATCGTGATCCTTGCCGTGATCATCGACCGGGTGACGCAAGGCTACAGCCGTCGTTACGACTACACGGCGCAACACGCGGAGTGACCTGATGTCGAAAATCTCTGTCCGCAACCTCTACAAGATATTCGGCAAGCGGCCCGACGAGGCGCTTCGGAAGGTCAGGAACGGCCTCGGAAAGCAGGAGCTGCTCAAACGGACCGGCCACACCCTGGGGCTCGAAGACGTCTCCCTCGAGATAGAAGCCGGCGAAACCTTCGTGGTGATGGGGCTCTCGGGGAGCGGGAAGTCGACCCTGATCCGCTGCCTGAACCGTCTGATCGAACCGACCGCCGGTGAGATCCTGGTCGACGGTGAGGACATCGTGGGCCTGCCACCCCGCGAGATGCAACGCCTTCGCCGCGAGAAGATGGCGATGGTCTTCCAGCACTTCGCGCTACTCCCGCACCGGAACGTGATCGAGAACGTCGCCTACGGCCTCAAGCTGCAGGGACTCGACCGGAGCGAACGCTGGAAGCAAGCGCGTCACTGGATCGAGGTAGTCGGCCTGAAGGGGTACGAGAAGTCGCGCCCGAGGGCGCTCTCGGGTGGGATGCAGCAGCGGGTGGGATTGGCGAGGGCCTTGGCCACCGACCCCCAGATCCTCCTCATGGACGAGGCCTTCAGCGCCCTCGACCCCCTCATCCGCCGCGAGATGCAGGATGAGCTGATCCGCCTCCAGGGCGAGCTCCACAAGACGATCGTGTTCATCACCCACGACCTCGACGAGGCGCTCCGTCTGGGCGACAGGGTCGCGATCCTCAAGGCGGGGCGCGTAGTGCAGGTGGGAACGCCCGAGGAGATCCTCACCCGACCGGCGGACGACTACGTCGAAGCGTTCGTCCGCAACGTCGATCGCAGCCGGGTGCTCACGGCTCGCCTGGCGATGGAGGAGGGCCTGCGGACGACGGTGTCGGCGAGCCCCACCAGCCTGGTGCCGGCAGTGACCGAGGACCCCTGGCAGACCGCCTACGTTACCGCTGCGGACGGCAGGTACCTCGGCATAGTAGGGATCGAGGCGCTTCGCCAGGGCGCGCGGCGGGGCGATCCCGACCTGCGCGGCCTGATAACCGAGAGCGCGCCCACCGTTCGTCAGAACTCCTCGCTCAACGACGTCTTCGCCGTAGCAGCCGCCAGCCCGGTGCCGATAGCGGTGCTCGACGCCGAGGGGCGCCTCAGGGGGGTACTCACTCACCACGCTCTGCTCGCCGCCCTCACCAGAGATGAGGACGAGGTGGCGGTTACGCCCGCCGACGCCCGGGCGGAACCTACCCGCAGCGAGTAGCCGCACCGGGCCATGCCCGGTATCTCACATCTGGCGACTTCTCAACAATTCGAGGCTGGTTCCCCCTAGGCTGTTGATACATGAAGCGACACCTTCCGGCGGCAGCCCTCATCGTTGTCGCTCTTACGGCAGCCTGGCTCGGGAACGCACTTCTCGCCGACGTGACCACGGTAGGCGGCGGCTCCGAGCCCCACACCCGCAGCACTCTCCCCAACCCATACGACTCCCCCCTCCTGGCCGGTTACGACACTTATCGGGCAGCGCTGATGCGGGACGATCCCCGACCGCTCATGACGCTCGCCCTCTCCGACGACAGCTACCTGGCATACCGGTCGGCGATGGCACTCGCGCAGTGGCCGGAACTCGGCCCGGCGACACGTTTCCGCTTCTACTCGCGAGCAGCGCAGCTGCGGATCGACGATCCCCTCGCCAGGGAGGAGAACCGCGAATTCCGCCTCGGCCTCGGAGCTGTGGCGGAGGCCGCCGGGTTCCGTGAAGAAGCCATCGCCGCATACGAGGCGGCATTGCCGCACGAGGTGGCTGTCGAAGCGCTCGAGCGGCTCGAAGAGAACCCCTATGCCCTGTCGAACTACTACTTCGGGGCGCGGCTCTACCAGGAGGCGCTTGACGCGCTGGGCGACCTGGCCGCTCCCTCCATCGAGGCTCCCTCCTATCAGCGACTCGGTGAGCATCAGAGAGCGCTCGACGCCTACGAACGCTGGCTCGAACTGGAGCCCGGCAACGCGGACGCCCTCTACGGGCGGGCCTGGTCGCACTTCTACCTCGGGAACATGGAGAGGGCCTACGAGCTGTTCAGTCAACTATCCGGCTCGAGCAGCCTCTACGCCCGTGCCCTCATCGAACGGCGTCAGGGGGACCTCGACGCAGCGGTGAGCCTCATGCAGCGGACGAACCAGGCGAGCAGGATGTGGCTGGCCTCCTCCTGGCTGGAGGCCGAGGGGCGTTACCGTGACGCCCTGCCCATCTACCTCGAGCTGGCCCGCGCGGGCTCGGACTACGCCGACGACTCGGCTTACCGGGCCCTGACTCTCGCGAAGCGGCTGGGAGAGAGCGACATCGCCGAACAGGCCCGCGCCCTCATACCCGACGGATCGTTCTTCGACCTTAGGCTGGGGGGCGCTCCCCGGTTGCCGGAGCGCGATACTCTGCCCACGGTCGAACTCCCGGTGATGGAACTCGCCGCGGAACTGGCCAGGGTTGCCGATTACGAAGCAGCGATCGGCGAACTGGTGTTCGCGCTGCGCGACGCCGACAGTGAAGCCGAAGCGATCGCTCTCGCCGAGACCCTCCAGGCGTACGGCGAGTTCCGCCAGAGCCAGCGCGCTGCGCTGCGGTATATCAGCGCTGGTAGCACAGAGATTCGGACCTGGCTGGTAGCCTATCCCCGCGCTTACAGGAGCGTGGTCGTCGAGCAGGCGAGCAGGCAGGGACTCGAACCCGAGCTCGTCTGGGCGATCATGAGGCAGGAGTCGGCTTTCTACCCTCAGGCGGTCTCCGTGTCGAACGCGGGCGGGCTCATGCAGGTGGTCCCCAGCACCTGGAACTGGCTGGCCGAACTGCAGAACGAGCAACCGCAGGACCGCTTCGATCCTGCAGCCAACATCCGCTACGGGACCTACTACCTGGGGTGGCTGATGGACTACCACGACGGCGACCTTGAGCTGGTCGTCCCCTCGTACAACCGCGGGCAGGGCTACATCAGGCGACTGTTCGAGAGCGAGGCCGTCGCGGGTGACAAGAGCGACTTCTTCCGTGAGATAG
Proteins encoded in this region:
- a CDS encoding glycine betaine/L-proline ABC transporter ATP-binding protein; its protein translation is MSKISVRNLYKIFGKRPDEALRKVRNGLGKQELLKRTGHTLGLEDVSLEIEAGETFVVMGLSGSGKSTLIRCLNRLIEPTAGEILVDGEDIVGLPPREMQRLRREKMAMVFQHFALLPHRNVIENVAYGLKLQGLDRSERWKQARHWIEVVGLKGYEKSRPRALSGGMQQRVGLARALATDPQILLMDEAFSALDPLIRREMQDELIRLQGELHKTIVFITHDLDEALRLGDRVAILKAGRVVQVGTPEEILTRPADDYVEAFVRNVDRSRVLTARLAMEEGLRTTVSASPTSLVPAVTEDPWQTAYVTAADGRYLGIVGIEALRQGARRGDPDLRGLITESAPTVRQNSSLNDVFAVAAASPVPIAVLDAEGRLRGVLTHHALLAALTRDEDEVAVTPADARAEPTRSE
- a CDS encoding transglycosylase SLT domain-containing protein, whose protein sequence is MKRHLPAAALIVVALTAAWLGNALLADVTTVGGGSEPHTRSTLPNPYDSPLLAGYDTYRAALMRDDPRPLMTLALSDDSYLAYRSAMALAQWPELGPATRFRFYSRAAQLRIDDPLAREENREFRLGLGAVAEAAGFREEAIAAYEAALPHEVAVEALERLEENPYALSNYYFGARLYQEALDALGDLAAPSIEAPSYQRLGEHQRALDAYERWLELEPGNADALYGRAWSHFYLGNMERAYELFSQLSGSSSLYARALIERRQGDLDAAVSLMQRTNQASRMWLASSWLEAEGRYRDALPIYLELARAGSDYADDSAYRALTLAKRLGESDIAEQARALIPDGSFFDLRLGGAPRLPERDTLPTVELPVMELAAELARVADYEAAIGELVFALRDADSEAEAIALAETLQAYGEFRQSQRAALRYISAGSTEIRTWLVAYPRAYRSVVVEQASRQGLEPELVWAIMRQESAFYPQAVSVSNAGGLMQVVPSTWNWLAELQNEQPQDRFDPAANIRYGTYYLGWLMDYHDGDLELVVPSYNRGQGYIRRLFESEAVAGDKSDFFREIDALETREYMQRVMVNYATYRALYGEPGLFATAPGESDDEVVR
- a CDS encoding proline/glycine betaine ABC transporter permease, which produces MLEFLTASFPESWRIPLRGWTNDAVDWLVLQYGDLFRAVSDALLYVLVRAEDVLNWLPWWLVVLLVVVLVWHAFGRRIVPALVMGGLMVLVGSFGLWEQMMTTLALMIIATVITIVIGIPIGILMSRSDLVRAGLKPILDGMQTMPSFVYLVPVVIFFGLGNVAAIFATFVYAVPPVIRLTDLGIRLVDKEVIEASRSFGANPGQTLVEVQLPLALPNIMAGINQTIMMALAMVVVASMIGARGLGQEVLRGLQRGDVGYGLEAGLAIVILAVIIDRVTQGYSRRYDYTAQHAE